The Granulicella arctica genome segment GTGCGCAACCATTGCGACCCTGATCTTTGTTCCCGCGGTCTTCGCCCTGCTGCACGGACGACGGAAGCATACGGATGCAACGACGCAGCAATCACAGCAGCTGGCAGCAGGAGCCTAGAAGACAATGAGTGAGAGCATGGAGACAGCCACTTTGCCAGGTATGAGGAACGAAGATATGACGACGCCTTCAAACGAGAACCCCACGGCGGTGCAGCCGGGACCACCGAAGCACGGGCTGTCCAAGACGATCTGGGTAGGACTGGCGGTGATCGTGATCGTTCTGCTGGTGGTAATCGCCTATGGTGTGATGTCACGAGCTGCGGCAGAGCGAGCACTCGAGAAGCAGACGACGGCCGCGGCGGTTCCTACTGTGGATGTTGTTCATCCTTCTCCTTCAAAGCTCTCGGACGCGATCGCGCTGCCCGGAAACACGCAGGCATATACGGATACACCGATCTATGCACGGACCAGCGGCTATCTGAAGAAGTGGTACTTCGACATTGGAGCGCGGGTGAAGAAGGGCCAGTTGATGGCCGAGATCGAAACCCCCGAGCTCGACCAGCAGCTACAAGTGGCAGAGGCTGACCTGAAGAGTTCCGAGGCCAACCTCAACCTGGCGAATACGACGTCGGAACGGTATCAGAACCTGTTGAAGTCGAACTCAGTTTCTAAGCAGGAGACGGATCAGGCGATGAGTGATGCCGCGGCCAAACAGGCAGCGGTTGAAGCATCGAACGCGAACGTGCGAAGACTGAAGCAACTGCAATCGTTCGAGAACGTCTACGCTCCCTTCGATGGCATTGTGACAGCGCGCCGGATCGATATCGGCTCTCTGATTGCAGCGGGGCAGAATACGACTCCGCAGGAGCTGTTCC includes the following:
- a CDS encoding efflux RND transporter periplasmic adaptor subunit produces the protein MTTPSNENPTAVQPGPPKHGLSKTIWVGLAVIVIVLLVVIAYGVMSRAAAERALEKQTTAAAVPTVDVVHPSPSKLSDAIALPGNTQAYTDTPIYARTSGYLKKWYFDIGARVKKGQLMAEIETPELDQQLQVAEADLKSSEANLNLANTTSERYQNLLKSNSVSKQETDQAMSDAAAKQAAVEASNANVRRLKQLQSFENVYAPFDGIVTARRIDIGSLIAAGQNTTPQELFHLAAIGQIRVYVSVPEVYSTSIVDGGEATLTLDEYPGQKFEGKITRNSNAIDPGTRTLNVEVDVANPKGLLLPGAYVFVHFKVPDHVETLSLPSNTLLFRSQGLQVGVVRDGKAVLVPVTISRDMGAIVEIGTGVTASDNVIVDPSDSLATGQSVHISDTSKSGDAQ